A window from Chitinophaga filiformis encodes these proteins:
- a CDS encoding arylsulfatase, translating into MKPLAVFLSSIVLLSCAGSRKNNKTPGKDERPNIVLILADDLGYSDIGCYGGEIETPNLDYLAANGLRFRRFYNTSRCCPTRASLLTGLYNQQAGIGEMTTARNEQGYRGYLTENTVTLAEVLKDAGYHTAMSGKWHVSNTVEQATPEAQLKWLNHQASHPYFSPVEQYPVSRGFEKYYGNIFGVVDYFDPFSLVNGTTPVDKVPEGYYHTDAINDTAVSYIKTLSKEDKPFFLYVAQTAPHWPLQALPEDIKKYEQTYKAGWDAIREARYKKMVAQGLIDPATTPLSPRMNKELSWENNPDKEWDARAMAVHAAMIDRMDQGIGRIIQALKESGKLGNTIIVFLSDNGASPENCMRYGPGFDRPGQTRDGKEIHYPVKKDVLPGPQTTFASIGERWANVANTPYQYAKAQSYEGGVRTPMIVYWPKGVNAKGGFTDHMGHVMDFMPTFLQVAKAHYPDTYRGHNITPYTGVSLLPAFEGKERQGHDALYNEHFNARYVREGEWKLVSLAGDTTWRLYRINQDETELNDLAGQHPDIVSKMAAQWRQWANTHNVFPKPGKK; encoded by the coding sequence ATGAAACCACTGGCTGTATTTTTATCATCGATCGTTTTATTATCCTGTGCAGGGAGTCGTAAAAACAACAAGACCCCGGGCAAGGACGAACGGCCCAATATTGTGCTGATACTGGCGGATGATCTTGGGTATTCTGACATTGGCTGTTATGGCGGTGAGATAGAAACGCCCAACCTTGATTACCTGGCTGCAAATGGTCTGCGATTCAGACGTTTCTATAATACTTCGCGATGTTGCCCTACCAGGGCCTCATTGCTTACCGGTTTATACAATCAGCAGGCAGGCATCGGCGAAATGACGACTGCAAGGAATGAGCAGGGTTATCGCGGTTACCTGACGGAGAATACCGTTACGCTGGCAGAAGTGCTGAAAGACGCAGGCTATCACACTGCTATGTCAGGCAAGTGGCATGTATCCAATACCGTTGAGCAAGCAACGCCGGAGGCACAGCTGAAGTGGTTGAACCATCAGGCATCTCATCCTTATTTCTCGCCGGTGGAGCAGTACCCGGTGAGCAGGGGATTTGAAAAGTATTATGGCAACATCTTCGGAGTAGTGGATTATTTTGATCCTTTCAGTCTCGTGAATGGTACGACGCCTGTTGACAAGGTACCTGAAGGCTATTATCATACGGACGCTATCAATGATACTGCCGTCAGCTATATCAAAACGCTCAGCAAAGAGGATAAACCTTTCTTCCTATATGTTGCGCAAACAGCGCCGCATTGGCCATTGCAGGCATTGCCGGAGGATATAAAAAAATATGAGCAGACCTATAAGGCAGGCTGGGATGCTATCCGGGAAGCGCGCTATAAAAAAATGGTGGCGCAGGGTCTGATCGATCCGGCCACGACGCCTTTATCGCCCCGCATGAACAAGGAACTGAGCTGGGAAAATAACCCGGACAAGGAATGGGATGCAAGGGCAATGGCGGTGCATGCAGCAATGATAGACAGGATGGATCAGGGCATAGGGCGTATTATTCAGGCCCTGAAGGAAAGCGGTAAGCTCGGCAACACGATCATCGTATTCCTGAGCGACAATGGTGCCAGTCCTGAAAACTGTATGCGGTATGGGCCCGGCTTTGACCGTCCGGGCCAGACCAGGGACGGAAAAGAGATACACTATCCGGTGAAAAAGGATGTACTTCCCGGTCCGCAGACCACTTTTGCGTCCATTGGTGAAAGATGGGCGAATGTAGCTAATACCCCTTATCAGTATGCCAAAGCGCAGTCTTATGAAGGTGGTGTACGCACACCTATGATCGTCTACTGGCCAAAGGGAGTAAATGCAAAAGGAGGATTTACTGATCATATGGGGCATGTAATGGATTTTATGCCCACTTTCCTGCAAGTGGCGAAAGCGCACTATCCCGATACATACAGAGGCCACAATATTACGCCTTATACAGGTGTGAGCCTGTTGCCTGCATTCGAAGGAAAGGAACGCCAGGGACACGATGCATTGTACAATGAGCATTTTAACGCCCGTTATGTACGCGAGGGTGAGTGGAAACTGGTATCGTTGGCCGGCGATACTACCTGGCGTTTGTATAGGATCAACCAGGACGAAACAGAGCTGAATGACCTGGCAGGACAGCATCCTGATATCGTATCCAAAATGGCCGCTCAATGGAGACAATGGGCCAATACGCATAATGTTTTTCCTAAACCCGGTAAAAAGTAA
- a CDS encoding glycoside hydrolase family 2 TIM barrel-domain containing protein, protein MFTRSVMMLMACGLLMINMASAQKRWSAEKANEWYARQGWLRGSNFQPSTAINQLEMFQAETFDTATIDRELGWAENLGLNVMRVYLHHLVWAADKAGFKQRLDTYLAISSRHHIKTLFVFFDDCWNDTAWLGKQPEPKTGVHNSGWVRDPGTMIYTHPDTMKVLEAYVKDVLTTFRNDDRILLWDLYNEPGNNKQFGKSMPLLQKVFQWAWEVRPSQPVSSGVWNDGPAFKELNKFQLENSDVTTYHNYAYIDDHRHTVDTLRKYGRPMICTEYMARRNGSLFQLIMPMLKAENVGAINWGFVSGKTNTIYAWDTPMPDGKEPQLWFHDIYRKDGTPFSKEEEAFIKKLCK, encoded by the coding sequence ATGTTCACAAGAAGCGTAATGATGCTGATGGCCTGTGGTCTGTTAATGATCAACATGGCTTCAGCGCAAAAGAGATGGTCAGCCGAAAAGGCAAATGAATGGTATGCCAGGCAGGGATGGCTGAGAGGAAGTAATTTCCAACCCTCTACAGCTATCAACCAGCTCGAGATGTTCCAGGCGGAAACGTTTGATACCGCTACTATCGACCGTGAGCTTGGCTGGGCGGAAAACCTGGGGCTCAATGTGATGAGGGTTTACCTGCATCACCTGGTCTGGGCTGCTGATAAGGCAGGATTTAAGCAACGCCTGGATACCTACCTGGCAATCTCTTCCAGGCACCACATTAAAACCCTGTTCGTATTCTTTGACGATTGCTGGAATGATACGGCATGGCTGGGTAAACAGCCTGAGCCCAAAACAGGCGTGCACAACTCAGGCTGGGTAAGAGATCCCGGTACCATGATATACACGCATCCTGATACCATGAAAGTGCTTGAGGCCTATGTTAAAGATGTGCTGACAACTTTCAGGAATGACGACCGTATCCTGTTGTGGGATCTTTACAATGAACCGGGTAATAACAAGCAATTTGGCAAAAGCATGCCTTTATTGCAAAAAGTATTTCAATGGGCATGGGAAGTAAGGCCCTCACAGCCGGTAAGCTCAGGCGTATGGAACGACGGCCCCGCATTTAAAGAGCTGAATAAGTTCCAGCTGGAGAATTCCGATGTGACTACCTATCACAATTATGCGTACATTGATGATCACCGGCATACTGTAGATACATTGAGAAAGTATGGCAGACCCATGATCTGCACTGAGTATATGGCGAGGAGGAATGGCAGTTTATTCCAGCTGATCATGCCAATGCTGAAGGCAGAAAATGTAGGCGCTATCAACTGGGGATTTGTAAGCGGGAAAACCAATACGATTTACGCATGGGACACGCCGATGCCAGACGGAAAAGAACCACAGCTATGGTTCCATGATATTTACAGGAAAGATGGAACACCCTTCAGCAAAGAGGAAGAGGCCTTTATTAAAAAGCTGTGTAAATAA
- a CDS encoding two-component regulator propeller domain-containing protein, producing the protein MKSVIFYCLIFLYLKGSGQQIRFRNYSVAEGLPSSTVRAIAQDDQGYLWFGTKNGISRFDGYQFRNFQYKKNDSTSLGNNFIHCIARVDSIHLWIGTENGVYILDLEKEQFSHFGSTNEKSVFDIMRDKDGIVWYTSRLNGLYRYDPVKRSLRNFKAGNSGLSSDQVTRMAQDDDGNIWIGTYGNGIDIYNPATGSFTNLHSGTSGLSNDFINTIYKGTDGVMWVGTMNGGLCKWQPRQRTFRVYRNDKSGSSINDDIVRALCQVSPGRIYVGTEKGLNVLDIATDKFTVYTNQGNDPFSISDNAIYSLFPDKAGTMWVGTFFGGASYFNEKGAAFELYYPTGEHDALSGRAVSCFLEDGPGKLWIGTEDGGLQYFNTLTRTFQQYPFLPGQQKLSYHNIHTLVRDKDGNIWIGLFAGGVNVLDPRTGKVSYYQHQPGNIHSLNSDNVFCIYQDRDNRIWIGTDKGLDLYDSGRRDFTRVLQEGVSNTIIYDIYEDANKTLWFATYNDGLICYNKKTEQWGKVTADGMNKLTCLYDDHQGHLWIGSDGGGLHIYNFKTKQAAPYNDKAGINANVVYGIRQDDAGQIWITTNDGIYSIDPSKRKARHFTPQDNLQSRQFNYRAFYKMSDGKLFAGGIKGFNAFYPEKVSAATDKIRVSFTNFQLFNRQVPLAAGGPLQKQINYTNKLVLQHDQSVISFEFAALNFSAPEKLSYAYKMEGFDPDWNYVGDQRKATYTNLSPGSYTFRVKATAESSNWDVPESTMRLIIRPPFYRTTVAYIIFTLLVLVAAYCIYRYLSNRIRRQNQIRIERLKNKEEQEFYARKIEFFTVMAHEIRTPLSLIIAPLEKLLSMSKWQHEEKAQLAIMDENAERLMDLVNQLLDFRRIESDAYEIRKEEVEIISLVQSIYSRFSSLPYQKDIEFTMSTRVSRLLLQADPEVLNKILSNLLINAFKFAKKKVNITVFDMTGADGEDPRLCISVEDDGIGIPAADMKNIFKQFFTTAREHQEYRNMGGTGIGLALASSLSERHGAKLLVESREGERTIFTLELPLAKQRTARQEFNYQEGIIDEEKPLILVVEDEASIQSFLAGSFHENGYNVVTAANGKAAMQLIEVHSIDLVISDIMMAEMDGLELCHQVKTNVAYSHIPFILLTAKGNSESELKGIEAGADAYIMKPFKWKHIAAIVKNLIASREKLRLKYSEQPNSDVSVLATNSRDKVFMEKVVSIIEERIIDPQLSVEELSRNMAMSRSNLHKKLKSLSGYVPNELIKLVRLKHAARLLQAGAHTVTEIAYMTGFSSPSYFSKCFLQQFKVTPKEYADNKTRPGAQDVEDLMKKG; encoded by the coding sequence ATGAAGAGCGTGATTTTTTACTGTTTGATTTTCCTATACCTGAAGGGCAGTGGGCAGCAGATACGCTTCCGGAATTATTCGGTGGCGGAAGGGCTGCCCTCCAGCACTGTGCGGGCAATTGCGCAGGATGACCAGGGCTACCTCTGGTTTGGTACCAAGAACGGGATCAGCCGTTTTGACGGGTATCAGTTCAGGAATTTCCAATATAAAAAGAATGACTCAACTTCCCTGGGCAATAACTTTATACATTGTATAGCCCGGGTAGACAGTATCCACCTGTGGATAGGGACGGAGAACGGCGTTTATATACTCGACCTGGAAAAAGAACAGTTCTCTCATTTTGGTTCAACAAATGAGAAAAGTGTCTTTGATATTATGCGCGATAAGGATGGTATCGTATGGTATACATCGCGGCTGAATGGGTTATACCGCTATGATCCGGTGAAAAGATCCTTGCGCAATTTCAAGGCAGGCAATTCAGGCTTGTCCAGCGACCAGGTTACCAGGATGGCGCAGGATGACGATGGCAATATCTGGATCGGCACTTATGGTAACGGTATTGACATTTATAATCCTGCCACGGGATCGTTTACCAACCTCCATTCTGGAACAAGTGGACTGAGCAACGACTTCATCAATACGATATATAAAGGGACGGATGGTGTCATGTGGGTAGGCACCATGAATGGCGGCCTGTGTAAATGGCAACCCCGGCAAAGAACATTCCGCGTTTACCGCAACGACAAAAGCGGTTCTTCTATTAACGACGATATTGTACGGGCTCTCTGCCAGGTATCGCCCGGCAGGATATATGTGGGTACTGAGAAAGGACTGAATGTGCTGGATATTGCAACGGATAAATTTACAGTATATACCAACCAGGGGAATGACCCTTTCAGCATCAGCGATAATGCCATTTATTCCCTGTTTCCTGACAAGGCAGGCACAATGTGGGTGGGGACTTTCTTTGGAGGGGCCAGTTACTTTAATGAGAAGGGCGCTGCTTTTGAGCTGTATTATCCGACAGGAGAACACGATGCTTTATCCGGCCGTGCTGTGAGTTGTTTTCTCGAAGATGGTCCCGGGAAATTATGGATTGGCACAGAAGATGGTGGCCTGCAATATTTCAATACCCTTACGCGCACTTTTCAGCAATATCCTTTTCTGCCTGGCCAGCAGAAACTTTCGTATCATAACATTCATACATTGGTAAGGGATAAAGATGGCAACATCTGGATCGGACTGTTTGCCGGCGGTGTGAATGTGCTTGATCCCCGGACGGGTAAGGTATCATATTACCAGCATCAGCCGGGAAATATCCACTCACTGAACAGTGACAACGTTTTCTGCATTTACCAGGACAGGGACAACAGGATATGGATAGGAACCGACAAGGGACTGGACCTGTATGATAGCGGTCGCCGTGATTTTACAAGAGTGTTGCAGGAGGGTGTGAGCAATACCATTATTTATGATATTTACGAAGACGCAAATAAGACACTCTGGTTTGCCACATACAATGATGGACTGATATGCTACAACAAGAAAACGGAACAGTGGGGTAAGGTAACAGCGGATGGCATGAATAAGCTGACCTGTCTGTATGATGATCACCAGGGCCACTTATGGATAGGCTCAGATGGCGGCGGCTTGCATATATATAATTTTAAGACGAAGCAGGCAGCACCCTACAATGACAAAGCGGGCATTAATGCCAATGTGGTGTATGGTATTCGTCAGGACGACGCCGGACAAATATGGATCACCACCAATGATGGCATTTATAGTATAGACCCGTCAAAAAGGAAGGCGAGACATTTTACGCCACAGGATAATCTGCAAAGCCGGCAGTTCAATTACAGGGCATTCTATAAAATGTCCGATGGTAAGCTATTTGCTGGTGGCATCAAGGGCTTTAATGCTTTTTATCCTGAGAAAGTATCTGCTGCTACAGATAAGATCCGTGTATCTTTTACCAATTTCCAGCTGTTCAACAGGCAGGTACCACTGGCAGCAGGCGGACCATTACAGAAACAGATCAATTATACGAACAAGCTGGTATTGCAGCACGATCAGTCAGTCATCAGTTTTGAATTTGCTGCACTCAATTTCAGCGCACCGGAGAAGCTGAGCTATGCCTATAAGATGGAGGGCTTTGACCCGGACTGGAACTATGTAGGTGACCAGCGAAAGGCAACCTATACGAATTTGTCGCCCGGCTCTTATACTTTCAGGGTAAAGGCTACGGCTGAAAGTAGCAACTGGGATGTGCCCGAATCTACGATGAGGTTGATCATACGACCACCATTCTACAGGACCACGGTAGCATATATTATTTTCACGCTGTTGGTATTGGTGGCGGCTTACTGCATATATCGGTATTTGTCCAATCGTATCCGAAGACAGAACCAGATCAGGATAGAACGTCTGAAGAACAAGGAAGAGCAGGAATTTTATGCCAGGAAGATCGAATTTTTTACGGTGATGGCACATGAAATAAGGACGCCCTTATCGTTGATCATTGCGCCATTGGAGAAACTGTTGTCTATGAGCAAGTGGCAGCATGAAGAAAAAGCGCAACTGGCTATTATGGATGAGAATGCAGAGCGGCTGATGGACCTGGTGAACCAGCTGCTTGATTTCCGGAGAATTGAAAGTGATGCTTATGAGATCAGGAAAGAGGAGGTAGAGATCATATCATTGGTGCAGTCTATCTATTCCCGTTTTTCTTCACTGCCTTATCAGAAAGATATTGAATTCACAATGAGCACCCGGGTGAGCCGTTTATTATTGCAGGCAGATCCTGAAGTGTTGAATAAGATATTGAGCAACCTCCTCATCAACGCGTTCAAGTTTGCGAAGAAGAAAGTGAATATCACCGTTTTTGATATGACAGGCGCTGATGGAGAAGACCCACGCCTGTGCATTAGCGTGGAGGATGATGGAATCGGCATTCCGGCGGCCGATATGAAGAACATCTTCAAACAATTCTTTACTACTGCCAGGGAACATCAGGAATACCGTAATATGGGCGGTACAGGCATTGGCCTGGCCCTGGCCAGTTCACTGTCTGAAAGGCATGGAGCAAAATTGCTGGTGGAAAGCAGGGAAGGAGAGAGGACGATCTTCACCCTGGAACTGCCGCTTGCCAAGCAACGGACGGCCAGGCAGGAATTCAACTATCAGGAAGGGATCATTGACGAAGAAAAACCATTGATCCTGGTGGTAGAGGACGAGGCATCAATTCAATCATTCCTGGCCGGAAGTTTTCATGAGAACGGATATAATGTTGTGACAGCCGCCAATGGGAAGGCTGCCATGCAGCTGATAGAGGTCCACTCCATAGACCTGGTGATATCGGATATTATGATGGCGGAGATGGACGGCCTGGAATTATGCCACCAGGTGAAAACGAATGTAGCGTACAGTCATATCCCATTCATATTGCTCACTGCAAAAGGCAATAGTGAATCGGAACTGAAGGGAATAGAAGCGGGAGCTGACGCATATATCATGAAGCCGTTCAAGTGGAAGCACATTGCAGCGATCGTAAAGAACCTGATCGCTTCCAGGGAGAAGCTGCGCCTGAAATATTCAGAGCAGCCTAACAGTGACGTGAGTGTGCTGGCCACCAACAGCAGGGATAAGGTGTTCATGGAAAAGGTAGTGAGTATTATCGAAGAGCGGATCATTGACCCGCAACTTTCCGTAGAGGAACTAAGCAGGAACATGGCCATGAGCCGCTCGAACCTGCATAAGAAACTGAAATCCCTTTCGGGATATGTACCCAATGAGCTGATAAAGCTGGTAAGGCTGAAGCATGCGGCAAGGCTGCTGCAGGCAGGGGCACATACGGTAACAGAAATAGCCTATATGACAGGGTTTAGTTCACCATCCTATTTTTCGAAGTGTTTTTTGCAACAGTTTAAGGTAACGCCAAAAGAATACGCAGACAATAAGACAAGGCCGGGAGCGCAGGATGTAGAAGACCTGATGAAGAAGGGCTAG
- a CDS encoding sulfatase-like hydrolase/transferase — protein sequence MERKSKGFILLLLACFVTGWTAVKAQSRPNIIVLYADDLGYGDVGCYGASAVKTPHIDRLAAKGVRFTDAHCSAATCTPSRVSLLTGIYAFRKKAAVLPGDAPLLIRPGTVTLPGMLQQAGYSTAVIGKWHLGLGNGVIGWNGHIAPGPNELGFDYSFIIPATTDRVPTVFVENGGVPDLDPNDPIAVSYTGRIGDEPTGLSDPQLLKQRADTQHSNTIVNGISRIGFMSGGKRARWVDEEIPMVLNAKVKDFIASHMNQPFFLYYPFPNIHVPRAPNKRFAGKTKLGARGDVIEEMDWMVGEVTRLLDSLGIAENTLIIFSSDNGPVLDDGYEDFAVKLNNGHQPAGIFRGGKYSAFEAGTRVSTITCWPGTIQPGVSAALCSQVDLLASLAALTGQQLPAGAAQDSRNELDAWLGRSKQGREYLLEESYTLSLRRNTWKYIAPQQVPVPDWLKNKKIEPGLEQVPQLYDLKKDPGEKHNLADQYPDIVKALKAELEKIIL from the coding sequence ATGGAAAGAAAAAGTAAAGGTTTTATCCTGCTACTGCTTGCATGCTTCGTGACAGGATGGACAGCTGTGAAAGCCCAGTCAAGGCCCAACATCATTGTGCTATATGCCGATGATCTGGGTTATGGTGATGTGGGATGTTATGGCGCGTCGGCAGTTAAAACGCCTCATATTGACCGCCTGGCGGCTAAAGGCGTGCGGTTTACAGACGCACATTGTTCAGCAGCAACTTGTACACCCTCGAGGGTTTCGCTCCTCACAGGTATTTATGCCTTCAGAAAGAAGGCGGCGGTTCTGCCTGGAGATGCGCCACTCCTGATCCGGCCGGGGACTGTTACCTTACCCGGCATGTTGCAGCAGGCGGGGTATTCAACCGCTGTCATTGGTAAATGGCATCTTGGATTGGGAAATGGTGTGATCGGCTGGAACGGACATATAGCACCGGGGCCTAATGAGCTTGGGTTCGACTACTCATTTATTATCCCCGCCACTACAGACCGCGTACCCACAGTATTCGTGGAGAATGGGGGTGTTCCTGACCTCGATCCCAATGATCCCATTGCGGTGAGTTATACAGGAAGGATTGGTGATGAGCCTACAGGCTTGTCAGATCCGCAATTGCTGAAACAACGTGCAGATACACAGCATAGCAATACCATTGTCAACGGCATCAGCAGGATCGGTTTCATGTCGGGTGGAAAGCGTGCCAGGTGGGTGGACGAAGAGATTCCCATGGTGCTAAATGCAAAGGTAAAGGACTTTATTGCCAGCCACATGAATCAACCGTTCTTCCTTTATTATCCTTTCCCGAATATACATGTGCCCCGGGCGCCTAACAAACGCTTTGCGGGAAAAACAAAGCTGGGAGCGCGTGGAGATGTGATTGAAGAGATGGACTGGATGGTTGGTGAAGTAACCCGGTTGCTGGATTCATTGGGTATTGCGGAAAATACATTGATTATATTCAGCAGTGATAATGGTCCGGTATTGGACGACGGCTATGAAGATTTTGCCGTGAAGCTGAATAACGGTCATCAACCCGCAGGAATATTCAGAGGTGGAAAATACAGCGCTTTTGAGGCGGGAACCAGGGTGTCCACTATTACCTGCTGGCCAGGCACAATACAGCCCGGCGTTTCAGCGGCATTGTGTTCTCAGGTGGATCTGCTGGCTTCCCTGGCAGCGTTAACGGGACAACAATTGCCTGCCGGCGCTGCGCAGGACAGCCGGAATGAACTGGACGCCTGGCTGGGCAGGTCAAAGCAGGGACGGGAATATCTGCTGGAAGAGTCTTATACGCTTTCGCTTCGCAGGAATACGTGGAAGTACATCGCTCCGCAGCAGGTGCCGGTACCTGACTGGCTGAAGAATAAAAAAATAGAACCGGGGCTGGAACAGGTGCCGCAGCTGTATGATCTGAAAAAAGATCCCGGTGAAAAGCACAATTTGGCGGACCAGTATCCGGACATCGTAAAAGCATTGAAAGCAGAACTGGAAAAAATAATACTATGA
- a CDS encoding family 43 glycosylhydrolase has translation MIKLSIAIAGLACLIAQISYGQSGKYSHPAAPVGNPALTVPPSVAPLMDQWMRDTYVMTGPDGYYYMTGTTATPGRVFPAGRVHCWDYNDGLYLWRSRNLQQWEPMGLIWSFGRDAAAWQKGGKPLEPAAMSPNRDVLDSFYRAVWAPELHYIRSKRKWLLVACMNGGAGSFVLESVSGKPEGPYRNIKGNERKAIFPDIDLSLFEDDKGQVYLVGHNHFIARMKDDLSDVAEPFRKLIEMPYNPEPYIEGVFITKHHGRYQLLQTIWSVKKADGTFSYLRNDKNRQDSLYSYDVVVAEADNIYGPYGARYAAILQGGHNNVFKDRQGKWWSTTFFNPRGIMGTRFSVTCRPGLVPVKWVNGKLRPDTARAAGFYAALKSN, from the coding sequence ATGATAAAGTTAAGCATTGCAATTGCAGGACTCGCATGCCTGATTGCGCAAATATCCTATGGACAGTCTGGTAAGTACAGTCATCCGGCAGCGCCTGTCGGCAACCCTGCTTTAACGGTGCCACCATCTGTTGCACCTCTGATGGATCAGTGGATGCGCGATACCTACGTAATGACGGGCCCGGATGGATATTATTACATGACAGGTACTACAGCAACACCCGGCCGCGTATTTCCTGCCGGCCGGGTACATTGCTGGGATTATAATGACGGCCTGTACCTGTGGCGATCAAGAAACCTGCAGCAATGGGAGCCTATGGGCCTGATCTGGAGTTTTGGCAGGGACGCGGCAGCATGGCAGAAAGGGGGGAAGCCGCTGGAGCCGGCCGCAATGTCGCCCAACAGGGATGTATTGGATTCCTTTTATCGCGCTGTATGGGCGCCGGAATTACACTATATCCGCAGTAAAAGGAAATGGCTGCTGGTGGCCTGTATGAATGGGGGCGCCGGCTCTTTTGTACTGGAAAGTGTTTCAGGCAAGCCGGAAGGACCATACCGAAATATTAAAGGAAATGAACGTAAGGCTATATTTCCGGATATTGATCTCAGCCTCTTTGAGGATGATAAAGGACAGGTGTACCTGGTAGGGCATAATCATTTTATTGCCAGGATGAAAGATGATCTTAGCGATGTAGCGGAGCCATTCAGAAAACTGATAGAAATGCCTTACAACCCCGAGCCGTATATTGAAGGCGTATTTATTACCAAACATCATGGCAGGTACCAGTTGCTGCAAACCATTTGGTCTGTGAAGAAAGCAGATGGCACTTTTTCGTATCTGCGGAATGATAAGAACAGGCAGGATTCTTTGTACAGCTATGATGTGGTGGTGGCAGAAGCCGATAATATTTATGGCCCCTATGGTGCCCGTTATGCTGCCATATTACAGGGTGGTCATAACAATGTCTTCAAAGACAGACAAGGCAAATGGTGGTCAACGACCTTCTTTAACCCAAGAGGCATTATGGGCACCAGGTTTTCAGTAACATGCCGGCCCGGTTTGGTACCGGTAAAATGGGTGAATGGTAAATTAAGGCCGGACACAGCACGTGCCGCCGGTTTTTATGCCGCTTTAAAATCAAATTAA
- a CDS encoding RagB/SusD family nutrient uptake outer membrane protein, giving the protein MQKFIILSFIIVSLLVQTACEKTLDVTPPGEFAPGNVLTTEKGIRSVLFSSYAGIQNPTPSRYLINNAEVTTDIGYNTGGAENLTLVQLINFTWDASLGTLQADVWAPTYRAIRDANIVLENISNVNTTDVNRKIYAAEARFLRAYAYDLLYKWFGPVPLRTSTSSDASLARATDEQMKTFIETELTTAIADLPEPGKEEAFARANKGMAWSALAKFYLNTRQWQKAADACQQVIGFSYYQLFPAYEKMFRVENEGNKEMIMVHPCRNQDGFGNWYTAGALPPGFKTSDQVPEYVWTTSMANFATQYRMRSAFTNTLDTVNDHRAILLLRHYVNTNNQWVNLLSTPDNVRSLKYWDNATVGNHSGNDVPVIRYADILLSRAEALNELTGPAQEALDLINQVRRRAGISDLTSTEATSKEVFRDLILRERAWEFYSEGLRREDLLRHDKFISLAKARGVSIAADKHKLFPIPQTEIDANPACKQNPEY; this is encoded by the coding sequence ATGCAAAAATTTATCATACTGTCTTTTATTATTGTTTCACTGCTGGTGCAGACCGCATGTGAGAAAACACTGGATGTAACACCCCCGGGAGAGTTTGCACCGGGTAATGTGTTAACGACAGAAAAAGGAATCCGTTCTGTATTATTTTCTTCGTATGCAGGCATACAGAATCCAACGCCATCCCGTTATCTGATCAACAATGCTGAAGTAACTACAGATATAGGTTACAACACCGGTGGTGCAGAAAACCTGACCCTGGTACAACTGATCAATTTTACCTGGGATGCATCACTGGGCACTTTGCAGGCAGATGTATGGGCGCCCACCTACCGTGCCATACGTGACGCGAATATTGTGCTGGAGAATATCTCCAACGTCAATACGACGGATGTCAACAGGAAAATATATGCCGCTGAGGCCCGGTTCCTGAGAGCATATGCCTATGATCTGTTATATAAATGGTTTGGCCCCGTTCCGCTGCGTACCTCCACCAGCTCGGACGCCAGCCTGGCAAGAGCCACGGACGAGCAAATGAAGACCTTTATCGAAACAGAGCTGACAACAGCTATAGCCGATCTGCCGGAACCTGGCAAGGAAGAAGCTTTTGCAAGGGCTAACAAAGGTATGGCCTGGAGTGCACTGGCAAAGTTCTATCTCAATACCCGGCAATGGCAGAAGGCTGCCGATGCCTGTCAACAGGTGATAGGGTTCAGCTATTACCAGCTGTTCCCTGCCTATGAGAAGATGTTCAGGGTAGAAAATGAAGGAAACAAGGAAATGATCATGGTGCATCCATGCCGGAACCAGGACGGTTTTGGTAACTGGTATACAGCAGGCGCCCTGCCGCCAGGCTTTAAGACCTCAGACCAGGTTCCCGAGTATGTATGGACAACTTCGATGGCCAATTTTGCCACGCAGTACAGGATGCGTTCTGCATTCACCAATACACTCGATACTGTCAACGATCACCGGGCCATATTGCTGCTGCGCCACTACGTAAACACAAACAACCAATGGGTTAACCTGCTATCCACACCCGATAACGTGAGAAGCCTGAAATACTGGGATAATGCCACCGTAGGTAATCATAGCGGAAATGACGTTCCTGTTATCCGGTATGCAGATATTTTGCTGAGCCGTGCCGAGGCTTTGAATGAATTGACAGGTCCTGCACAGGAAGCGCTGGACCTGATCAACCAGGTTAGAAGGAGAGCAGGCATCAGCGATCTGACTTCGACAGAAGCTACCAGTAAGGAGGTGTTCAGAGACCTGATACTCCGTGAGAGGGCCTGGGAGTTTTACAGTGAAGGATTGAGAAGGGAAGACTTGCTGCGTCATGATAAATTCATTTCACTGGCAAAGGCAAGGGGTGTTAGCATTGCTGCCGACAAGCACAAATTGTTCCCGATACCACAGACGGAAATTGATGCGAACCCGGCATGTAAACAAAACCCGGAGTATTAA